In Streptomyces puniciscabiei, a single genomic region encodes these proteins:
- a CDS encoding (deoxy)nucleoside triphosphate pyrophosphohydrolase has product MTDRTVVVGAALLDAGRLLAARRSAPADLAGRWELPGGKVEPGERPEDALVRELREELGIEAEAVERVPGQWPLRAPYVLQVWTARLRPGSPAPRPLQDHDELRWLTPDRIWEVDWLDQDVPAVREVSPRLTTGPR; this is encoded by the coding sequence ATGACGGACCGGACCGTGGTGGTGGGAGCCGCCCTGCTCGATGCCGGCCGGCTGCTCGCCGCCCGCCGCAGCGCACCCGCCGACCTGGCCGGACGCTGGGAGCTGCCCGGCGGCAAGGTCGAGCCGGGCGAGCGGCCCGAGGACGCCCTGGTGCGCGAACTGCGCGAGGAGCTCGGCATCGAGGCCGAAGCGGTCGAGCGGGTGCCCGGTCAGTGGCCGCTGCGCGCGCCGTACGTCCTGCAGGTGTGGACCGCCCGCCTGCGCCCCGGTTCGCCCGCACCGAGGCCCCTCCAGGACCATGACGAGCTGCGCTGGCTGACCCCGGACCGCATCTGGGAGGTCGACTGGCTCGACCAGGACGTGCCGGCCGTCCGCGAGGTCTCACCCCGGCTCACCACCGGCCCGCGCTGA
- a CDS encoding response regulator transcription factor: MVDDHNLFRTGLVSLLTSVPTFVVEEGSTGAEAVALCRLLRPDVLIMDIEMPGSDPHELLVDILTYSPNTKVIILSMHDDGARIRELIADGVSGFLHKSVDYPALRTAIDCVLMNSDQLVLHLPQKSLLANDWTEAKPSGPMSTRELEVLSMLAEGMSNAELAKRLFISVSTVKRHLTNIYRKLGAVSRVDALRRAQAAGMLPARPPDERSSTSGSPPPPRQGRSRPPDRWRETS; encoded by the coding sequence GTGGTGGACGATCACAACCTGTTTCGCACCGGTCTCGTATCCCTCCTCACTTCGGTTCCGACGTTCGTGGTCGAGGAGGGATCGACCGGCGCCGAGGCGGTCGCCCTGTGCCGGCTGCTCCGTCCGGACGTCCTGATCATGGACATCGAGATGCCCGGTTCCGATCCGCACGAACTATTGGTCGACATCCTCACGTACAGCCCGAACACCAAAGTGATCATCCTGAGCATGCACGACGACGGCGCGCGGATCCGCGAACTGATAGCCGACGGAGTGTCCGGCTTCCTGCACAAGTCGGTCGACTACCCGGCGCTCAGAACGGCGATCGACTGCGTGCTGATGAACTCGGATCAGCTCGTCCTCCACCTCCCTCAGAAGTCCTTGCTTGCCAATGACTGGACCGAGGCCAAGCCGTCCGGTCCGATGTCGACCCGCGAGCTCGAAGTGCTCTCCATGCTCGCCGAAGGCATGAGCAACGCCGAGCTCGCCAAGCGGCTGTTCATCAGCGTGAGCACGGTCAAGCGCCACCTCACCAACATCTACCGCAAGCTCGGCGCGGTCTCCCGGGTCGACGCACTGCGGCGGGCCCAGGCAGCGGGCATGTTGCCCGCACGCCCCCCGGACGAGCGATCGTCTACTTCAGGCTCGCCCCCACCTCCGCGACAAGGTCGCTCACGTCCGCCTGACCGGTGGCGTGAGACGTCATAA
- a CDS encoding serpin family protein, with the protein MSKVTADTVRRVNGLTARWAQALPEGTVFSAPGVWPLLAFLADGAAGPARAELGEALGLPADQAAGAARELLAALQSVSGLDAALGLWTHQALPLREEWRAGLPAGTYGVFGDDLVTAQERLDAWAAERTGGLVERMPVTLTREARMVLASALALRTTWRQPFTELPLRPGSGPWQGRTLRGLHRRSVRPDRVGVTGTPDGFVTALTVPGDNGIDVHLVLGEERMTPGQVLAAGVGIVARALPLTGGGALPHGHVGPGLYVEQQPAVEPAPLTLDVRTVAYEVRADHDLLASAGLFGLTAATDARHGHFPGISDYPPAIGAARQSALAQFGALGFRAAAVTAVMAAPGSAPPQYRYESTVVRAVLDRPFGFLAVDRESRLVLVAGWVTDPAPEPVISFPGAVPPGL; encoded by the coding sequence GTGAGCAAGGTGACCGCCGACACGGTCCGCCGGGTGAACGGGCTGACCGCCCGCTGGGCGCAGGCCCTGCCCGAGGGCACGGTCTTCTCCGCGCCGGGCGTCTGGCCGCTGCTGGCCTTCCTGGCCGACGGCGCCGCGGGCCCGGCCCGGGCCGAGCTGGGCGAGGCCCTCGGGCTGCCGGCGGATCAGGCGGCCGGTGCCGCCCGGGAGTTGCTGGCGGCGCTGCAGTCGGTGTCGGGCCTGGACGCGGCGCTCGGCCTGTGGACGCACCAGGCGCTCCCCCTGCGGGAGGAGTGGCGGGCCGGGCTGCCGGCCGGGACGTACGGGGTGTTCGGGGACGACCTCGTCACCGCGCAGGAGCGGCTGGACGCCTGGGCGGCCGAGCGGACCGGCGGGCTGGTGGAGCGCATGCCGGTGACGCTGACCCGGGAGGCGCGGATGGTGCTGGCCAGTGCCCTGGCGCTGCGCACGACCTGGCGGCAGCCGTTCACCGAGCTGCCGCTGCGGCCCGGCTCCGGCCCCTGGCAGGGGCGCACGCTGCGCGGGCTGCACCGGCGCAGCGTACGGCCGGACCGGGTGGGCGTGACGGGCACCCCGGACGGTTTCGTCACCGCGCTGACGGTGCCCGGCGACAACGGCATCGACGTCCATCTGGTCCTCGGCGAGGAGCGCATGACCCCGGGCCAGGTGCTCGCGGCCGGAGTGGGGATCGTGGCGCGGGCCCTGCCGCTGACCGGGGGCGGCGCGCTGCCGCACGGGCATGTGGGGCCGGGCCTGTACGTGGAGCAGCAGCCGGCCGTCGAGCCGGCGCCGCTGACGCTGGATGTGCGGACGGTGGCGTACGAGGTGCGCGCCGATCACGATCTGCTCGCGTCGGCGGGGCTGTTCGGGCTGACGGCGGCCACGGATGCCCGCCACGGCCACTTCCCCGGCATCAGCGACTACCCGCCGGCCATCGGCGCGGCCCGCCAGTCGGCGCTGGCCCAGTTCGGTGCGCTGGGGTTCCGGGCGGCGGCCGTGACGGCGGTGATGGCGGCGCCGGGCAGCGCCCCGCCGCAGTACCGCTACGAGTCCACGGTCGTCCGCGCCGTCCTCGACCGCCCCTTCGGCTTCCTCGCCGTCGACCGCGAGTCCCGGCTGGTGCTGGTGGCGGGCTGGGTGACGGATCCGGCGCCGGAGCCCGTCATCAGCTTCCCGGGCGCTGTTCCTCCAGGACTCTGA
- a CDS encoding serpin family protein — protein sequence MRVGTPTGSRVGGEVVRAVNGLTARWAETARDGTVFSAAGVWPLLAFLADGAAGPARAELSEAIGLPADQAADAARELLGALGALPGVDSAVGLWTRRTVELVPEWRAGLPAEAHGVLTGDVDADQRALDAWAADRTGGLIDGMPAPLDEDTELVLAGALTMQTGWLSPFHEVPLQTSYEPWAATERLGLRRRSTLLDRVGVADTRHGWVTELKVLGTDALDVHLLLGEEGMTPGRVLGAGVDLLHHPRTVVPGSRLPYGEVGPGLRVAKERCAASAPPVLDVLTAAYEVRADHDLLQRPALFGLSTARDTRQGHFPGISGFPLAVGSAAQSALARFGALGFRAAAVTMFDLVAGGAMPRLRYVTRRVDAVFDRPFGFLALHRHSRLVLAAGWVTDPLPLPEYPDELDASDPWKDDQ from the coding sequence ATGAGGGTGGGGACTCCGACCGGGAGCCGGGTGGGCGGCGAGGTCGTCCGGGCGGTGAACGGGCTCACCGCCCGGTGGGCGGAGACGGCGCGGGACGGCACGGTCTTCTCGGCGGCCGGCGTCTGGCCGCTGCTGGCCTTCCTGGCGGACGGCGCGGCGGGCCCGGCACGGGCCGAGCTGAGCGAGGCAATTGGCCTGCCGGCGGATCAGGCGGCGGATGCAGCACGGGAGTTGCTCGGCGCGCTGGGCGCCCTTCCCGGTGTGGACTCCGCCGTCGGCCTGTGGACCAGGCGGACGGTGGAACTCGTCCCCGAGTGGCGGGCCGGGCTGCCCGCCGAGGCGCACGGCGTGCTCACCGGGGACGTGGACGCCGACCAGCGGGCGCTGGACGCCTGGGCGGCCGACCGTACCGGCGGGCTGATCGACGGAATGCCGGCCCCGCTGGACGAGGACACCGAGCTGGTGCTGGCCGGTGCGCTGACGATGCAGACCGGGTGGCTGAGCCCGTTCCACGAGGTGCCGCTGCAGACGTCGTACGAACCCTGGGCCGCCACCGAGCGGTTGGGGCTGCGGCGCAGGAGCACCCTGCTGGACCGGGTCGGCGTCGCCGACACCCGGCACGGCTGGGTCACCGAACTGAAGGTGCTCGGCACGGACGCGCTGGACGTGCATCTGCTGCTGGGCGAGGAGGGGATGACCCCTGGCCGGGTGCTCGGCGCGGGGGTGGATCTGCTGCACCACCCGCGCACGGTCGTACCGGGCTCCCGGCTGCCCTACGGGGAGGTGGGCCCGGGTCTGCGGGTCGCCAAGGAGCGCTGCGCGGCATCCGCGCCGCCGGTCCTCGACGTCCTGACGGCCGCGTACGAGGTGCGGGCGGACCACGATCTGCTGCAGCGGCCCGCGTTGTTCGGGCTGAGCACGGCACGGGACACCCGGCAGGGTCACTTCCCGGGCATCAGCGGCTTCCCGCTCGCCGTCGGATCGGCCGCGCAGAGCGCCCTGGCCCGGTTCGGGGCGCTCGGCTTCCGCGCGGCGGCGGTCACGATGTTCGATCTGGTCGCGGGCGGCGCGATGCCTCGGCTGCGGTACGTGACGCGCAGGGTGGACGCCGTCTTCGACCGCCCCTTCGGCTTCCTCGCGCTGCACCGGCACTCGCGGCTGGTACTGGCGGCGGGCTGGGTGACGGACCCGCTGCCCCTCCCGGAGTACCCGGACGAGCTGGACGCGAGCGACCCGTGGAAGGACGATCAGTGA
- a CDS encoding GntR family transcriptional regulator: MTFGEQPAYLRVAGDLRKKIVDGSLPPHTRLPSQARIREEYGVSDTVALEARKVLMAEGLVEGRSGSGTYVRERPVPRRVARSGYRPATGATPFRQEQADASVRGTWESSSEQTEAGAAIAERLGIQAGDRVMRTKYLFREAGEAMMLSTSWEPLAVTGRTPVMLPEEGPLGGMGVVERMRAIDVIVDNVTEEVGARPGLAEELHALGGVPGHVVLVVHRTYYASGRPVETADVVIPADRYQVAYHLPVR, encoded by the coding sequence GTGACTTTCGGTGAGCAGCCGGCGTACCTGCGTGTCGCGGGTGATCTCCGCAAGAAGATCGTCGACGGTTCGCTGCCGCCCCACACCCGCCTGCCCTCCCAGGCCCGCATCCGCGAGGAGTACGGCGTCTCGGACACCGTCGCGCTGGAGGCGCGCAAGGTGCTGATGGCCGAGGGGCTGGTCGAGGGCCGCTCCGGTTCGGGGACGTATGTCCGCGAGCGCCCGGTGCCCCGCCGCGTGGCCCGCTCCGGATACCGCCCGGCCACCGGTGCCACGCCCTTCCGGCAGGAGCAGGCGGACGCCTCGGTACGCGGCACCTGGGAGTCCAGCAGCGAGCAGACCGAGGCCGGCGCCGCCATCGCCGAGCGGCTGGGCATCCAGGCCGGTGACCGGGTGATGCGCACCAAGTACCTGTTCCGCGAGGCCGGCGAGGCGATGATGCTCTCCACCTCCTGGGAGCCCCTCGCCGTCACCGGCCGCACCCCGGTGATGCTGCCCGAGGAGGGTCCGCTCGGCGGCATGGGCGTGGTCGAGCGCATGCGCGCCATCGACGTCATCGTGGACAACGTCACCGAGGAGGTCGGCGCCCGCCCCGGCCTCGCCGAGGAGCTCCACGCCCTCGGCGGCGTCCCCGGCCATGTGGTCCTGGTCGTCCACCGCACGTACTACGCCTCGGGCCGCCCGGTGGAGACGGCCGACGTGGTGATCCCGGCGGACCGGTATCAGGTGGCCTATCACTTGCCTGTCAGATGA
- a CDS encoding SMP-30/gluconolactonase/LRE family protein has protein sequence MSRSINRRTFLTGAAAGAVALAAPRATAATGPRISTAFTLPDDRAYPEGIALDPRTGDAYVGSFTTGAIYRAAAGSSAAGVFLPAGADGRTTANGLKADRAGRLWVIDHTTGIDVYDLRDRSLLARFEVPEGDQRFVNDLVVTADGTAYATDSVRPVLYRITPAEVARGGSAPLVAHFDLSGAVPPHSPDAYTLNGIVADPTGRLLFVVDMTGGGLYRVDVTDGSVRRVTLHGGDLVNGDGLELSHRTLWAAHNRTDTLTRWHLSPAGTEARLTRTLTTPALQIPTTLAHTDHGLLVVRSQFDKGGPMGQGTPATPFTVARVTGM, from the coding sequence GTGTCCCGTTCGATCAACCGCCGCACCTTCCTGACCGGCGCCGCCGCCGGGGCCGTGGCCCTCGCCGCGCCCCGGGCGACCGCGGCCACCGGACCCCGTATCTCCACCGCCTTCACCCTCCCGGACGACCGGGCCTACCCCGAGGGCATCGCCCTCGACCCGCGCACGGGCGACGCGTACGTCGGCTCCTTCACCACCGGCGCGATCTACCGGGCCGCCGCCGGCAGCAGTGCCGCGGGCGTCTTCCTGCCGGCCGGCGCGGACGGCCGTACGACGGCCAACGGGCTGAAGGCCGACCGGGCGGGCCGCCTGTGGGTCATCGACCACACCACCGGAATCGACGTCTACGACCTGCGCGACCGCTCCCTGCTGGCCCGCTTCGAGGTGCCGGAGGGCGATCAGCGCTTCGTCAACGACCTCGTCGTCACCGCGGACGGCACGGCGTACGCCACCGACAGCGTGCGTCCGGTGCTGTACCGGATCACGCCCGCCGAGGTGGCCCGGGGCGGCAGCGCGCCGCTTGTCGCACACTTCGACCTGAGCGGGGCCGTACCCCCGCACTCGCCGGACGCCTACACCCTCAACGGCATCGTCGCCGACCCCACCGGACGCCTGCTGTTCGTGGTCGACATGACCGGCGGCGGCCTGTACCGGGTCGACGTCACCGACGGATCGGTCCGCCGAGTCACCCTGCACGGCGGTGACCTGGTGAACGGCGACGGACTGGAGCTGTCCCACCGCACCCTGTGGGCGGCTCACAACAGGACCGACACCCTGACCCGCTGGCACCTCTCCCCCGCCGGCACCGAGGCCCGGCTGACCCGCACCCTGACCACCCCCGCCCTCCAGATCCCCACCACCCTGGCCCACACCGACCACGGCCTGCTCGTCGTCCGCTCCCAGTTCGACAAGGGCGGCCCGATGGGACAGGGGACACCGGCCACGCCGTTCACGGTGGCGCGGGTGACGGGGATGTGA
- a CDS encoding SpoIIE family protein phosphatase yields MSEIPAKATESEDPSDGAMNQAAEAAAPGDAMWQSSPPGSIYDYIKVASFSIGPGGLVDQWSLRAEQLFGVPAARAVGMDPIEAFIDPDLRERGQRKMAEILDGREWTGVVPFRMPDKADGTRGEEGLAEVYVMPTRTAEGDKAAVCIVVDVRTLRSIETDLAASQAIFGQSPFGFLLIDTDLRVRRANERFASTFGGTPDDHRGKGVHDYLPRGEAERVSATLRRVLETGQSITDMHVTGHLPGSEERRHWSVNLYRVHGGSGRPIGIAWLGTDITSRRAAAREAAAARRNLALLNEAGARIGNSLDLETTARELLDVVVPGFCDLATVDLYQGLLTGDETPPGLTDGSAELRRVAFASAVAGAPFAGSGEPVEVGAVHHFPFNSPCADALRTARPRAVPPEEGGLVQSTLAVPMVAHDTVVGLAQFSRAKGSEPFGDRDRDLAVELAARAAVCIDNARLYRREHERALILQRSLLPPGDPEASGLDIACRYLPGNAATEVGGDWFDVIELPGHRTALVVGDVMGRGLRAAVAMGELRTAVRTLALLDLEPAEVLSALDEIARGLGTPGGVQQATRTARQPRDADLSEVYLATCVYAVYDSVTRRCTFANAGHLPPVLVEPGEPALMLDVPPGMPLGVGGEPFEEVEVELPEGALLALYTDGLVESRDHPLDEGLQAFVGALTDPSRPLEDVCDHVLNTLDTHHGEDDIALLMARVQGLPAECVGDWTLPREPRSVGRAREYARGQLLSWDLEPLVDTTELLVSELVTNALRYGEGEIRLRLLLDRTLVCEVWDSGLVQPRRRRARDTDEGGRGLQLVGLLSAAWGSRRTPRGKTVWFELPLPGAEAGLTDPAEALLSLF; encoded by the coding sequence GTGAGCGAGATACCAGCGAAGGCCACGGAGTCCGAGGACCCGTCGGACGGCGCGATGAACCAGGCCGCGGAGGCCGCCGCACCCGGCGACGCCATGTGGCAGAGCAGTCCGCCCGGTTCCATCTACGACTACATCAAGGTCGCGTCCTTCTCCATCGGCCCCGGCGGGCTGGTCGACCAGTGGAGCCTGCGCGCCGAGCAGCTCTTCGGCGTCCCGGCCGCACGCGCCGTCGGCATGGACCCGATAGAGGCCTTCATCGACCCCGACCTGCGCGAGCGCGGCCAGCGCAAGATGGCCGAAATCCTCGACGGGCGCGAGTGGACCGGGGTGGTGCCCTTCCGGATGCCGGACAAGGCGGACGGCACGCGGGGCGAGGAGGGCCTGGCCGAGGTCTACGTCATGCCCACCCGGACCGCCGAGGGCGACAAGGCCGCCGTGTGCATCGTCGTCGACGTCCGCACCCTGCGCAGCATCGAGACCGATCTGGCCGCCTCGCAGGCCATTTTCGGTCAGTCCCCGTTCGGATTCCTGCTGATCGACACCGATCTGAGAGTCCGTCGGGCCAACGAACGGTTCGCCTCCACCTTCGGCGGAACCCCGGACGACCACCGGGGCAAGGGAGTTCACGACTATCTGCCGCGGGGTGAGGCCGAGCGGGTTTCGGCCACCCTGCGGCGGGTGCTGGAGACCGGCCAGTCCATCACCGACATGCATGTCACCGGTCACCTCCCCGGCTCCGAGGAACGCCGGCACTGGTCCGTCAACCTCTACCGCGTGCACGGCGGCAGCGGCCGGCCCATCGGCATCGCCTGGCTCGGCACCGACATCACCTCCCGCCGGGCCGCCGCCCGCGAGGCCGCCGCCGCCCGGCGCAACCTCGCCCTGCTCAACGAGGCCGGCGCGCGCATAGGGAACTCCCTCGACCTGGAGACCACGGCCCGGGAACTCCTCGACGTCGTCGTCCCCGGCTTCTGCGACCTCGCCACCGTCGACCTCTACCAGGGCCTGCTCACCGGCGACGAGACCCCGCCCGGGCTCACCGACGGCAGCGCCGAACTGCGCCGCGTCGCCTTCGCGAGCGCCGTCGCCGGCGCCCCCTTCGCCGGCTCCGGCGAGCCCGTCGAGGTCGGCGCGGTCCACCACTTCCCCTTCAACTCGCCCTGCGCGGACGCCCTGCGCACCGCCCGGCCGCGAGCCGTTCCCCCCGAGGAGGGCGGCCTCGTGCAGTCCACGCTGGCCGTGCCGATGGTGGCCCACGACACGGTCGTCGGCCTCGCCCAGTTCTCCCGCGCCAAGGGCAGCGAGCCGTTCGGCGACCGCGACCGGGACCTGGCGGTGGAGCTGGCCGCGCGCGCCGCGGTCTGCATCGACAACGCACGCCTGTACCGCAGGGAGCACGAACGGGCGCTGATACTGCAACGCTCGCTCCTCCCGCCCGGTGACCCCGAGGCCTCCGGGCTGGACATCGCCTGCCGCTATCTGCCGGGCAACGCGGCGACCGAGGTGGGCGGCGACTGGTTCGACGTGATCGAACTGCCGGGCCACCGTACGGCGTTGGTGGTGGGCGACGTGATGGGGCGCGGCCTGCGGGCGGCCGTCGCGATGGGGGAACTCCGCACCGCCGTACGGACCTTGGCGCTGCTGGATCTCGAACCGGCCGAGGTGCTCTCGGCGCTGGACGAGATCGCGCGGGGGCTGGGGACGCCGGGAGGCGTGCAGCAGGCGACCCGTACCGCCCGCCAGCCGAGGGACGCCGACCTCTCCGAGGTCTACCTGGCGACCTGTGTGTACGCCGTCTACGACTCCGTCACCAGACGCTGTACGTTCGCCAACGCCGGCCATCTGCCGCCGGTGCTGGTCGAGCCCGGTGAGCCGGCCCTGATGCTGGACGTGCCGCCCGGCATGCCGCTCGGGGTGGGCGGCGAGCCCTTCGAGGAGGTCGAGGTCGAGCTGCCGGAGGGCGCGCTGCTGGCGCTCTACACGGACGGCCTGGTCGAGTCCCGCGACCACCCCCTGGACGAGGGCCTGCAGGCCTTCGTCGGTGCGCTCACGGACCCGTCCCGCCCTCTGGAGGACGTCTGCGACCACGTCCTCAACACCCTCGACACCCACCACGGCGAGGACGACATCGCGCTGCTGATGGCCCGGGTCCAGGGGCTGCCGGCCGAGTGCGTCGGCGACTGGACGCTGCCGCGCGAGCCGCGGAGTGTGGGGCGGGCGCGGGAGTATGCCCGGGGGCAGTTGCTCAGCTGGGATCTGGAGCCGCTGGTCGACACGACGGAACTGCTCGTCAGCGAGCTGGTCACCAACGCGCTGCGGTACGGCGAGGGGGAGATACGGCTACGGCTGCTGCTCGACCGCACGCTGGTCTGTGAGGTGTGGGACAGCGGGTTGGTCCAGCCGCGTCGGCGGCGCGCCCGGGACACGGACGAGGGGGGCCGGGGGCTGCAGCTGGTGGGGTTGCTCAGTGCGGCGTGGGGCTCGCGGCGTACGCCTCGCGGCAAGACGGTGTGGTTCGAGTTGCCGTTGCCCGGGGCGGAGGCGGGCCTGACCGACCCGGCGGAGGCCCTGCTGAGCCTCTTCTGA
- a CDS encoding MarR family winged helix-turn-helix transcriptional regulator: MPASERLGSHLKRAEQALNATKTSVLKPAGLTVAQYAALLHLSDNPGISAAALARLCGVTPPTMNTVLKNLQDRDLITRSPHEWHKNVLETRLTDEGRAVLTEADTAAVRVERALAAEFTDAEREALTGLLARCVRVLEEQRPGS; the protein is encoded by the coding sequence ATGCCCGCGTCCGAGCGCCTCGGCTCCCACCTCAAGCGGGCCGAGCAGGCCCTCAACGCCACGAAGACCTCGGTCCTCAAGCCCGCGGGCCTGACCGTCGCCCAGTACGCCGCGCTGCTTCACCTCTCCGACAACCCCGGCATCTCCGCCGCGGCCCTGGCCCGGCTGTGCGGGGTCACCCCGCCGACCATGAACACGGTCCTGAAGAACCTCCAGGACCGCGATCTCATCACCCGCAGCCCGCACGAGTGGCACAAGAACGTCCTGGAGACCCGCCTCACGGACGAGGGCCGCGCCGTCCTCACCGAGGCCGACACGGCCGCCGTACGCGTGGAACGGGCCCTCGCCGCGGAGTTCACCGACGCCGAGCGGGAGGCTCTGACCGGGCTGCTCGCCCGCTGTGTCAGAGTCCTGGAGGAACAGCGCCCGGGAAGCTGA
- a CDS encoding SPOR domain-containing protein produces MSEGTVSLPWIVIRQDDNGNRYRVGRYATRAEAQKIADSLDDRGHKQLYWVERIGQNGDGARN; encoded by the coding sequence ATGAGTGAGGGGACGGTCTCCCTGCCCTGGATCGTGATACGGCAGGACGACAACGGCAATCGCTACCGCGTGGGCCGCTACGCGACCCGAGCCGAGGCCCAGAAGATCGCCGACAGCCTCGACGACCGGGGACACAAACAGCTCTACTGGGTCGAGCGCATCGGCCAGAACGGGGACGGCGCCCGCAACTGA
- a CDS encoding threonine aldolase family protein: protein MNRPAGVLREDFASDNHASAHPAVLAAITAVSRGPASAYGGDRWTAAAEASLRDLAGPTAVPLLLFNGTAANVLGLSVLLGPGDAIICAENAHFAVDECGAVEAVLGRKLLLAPAPHGKLTPAAIEAVLERCTDVRTPRPSTVAITQATELGTCYALRELEAMREVCDRKGLRLYIDGARLANAVAHLGCKVEDIARFADALSFGFTKNGALGADALLLMSSDIAERAPYLRRQQGQLASKMRFLAAQISALLDDELWLDNARHANGMATRLAADLDRLPGLRLTQPVQSNAVFVELPPAATNSLRERWTFHLQPAGVTRLMTSHATGQADVSDLVAEVGASLK, encoded by the coding sequence ATGAACAGACCGGCCGGTGTCCTCCGCGAGGATTTCGCGAGCGACAATCACGCGTCGGCGCATCCCGCCGTCCTGGCCGCGATCACGGCCGTCTCCCGCGGGCCGGCGTCGGCCTATGGAGGCGACCGCTGGACGGCGGCGGCCGAGGCGAGCCTCCGCGACCTGGCCGGGCCGACGGCGGTTCCCCTGCTGCTCTTCAACGGCACGGCCGCGAATGTTCTCGGGCTCTCCGTCCTGCTCGGTCCGGGTGATGCGATCATCTGCGCCGAGAACGCTCACTTCGCGGTGGACGAATGCGGGGCGGTGGAGGCGGTGTTGGGCAGGAAGCTCCTGCTCGCGCCCGCACCGCACGGCAAGCTCACCCCGGCGGCGATCGAGGCCGTGCTGGAGCGGTGCACGGACGTACGGACGCCGCGCCCTTCGACGGTGGCGATCACACAGGCCACCGAACTGGGAACCTGTTACGCACTGCGGGAGCTCGAGGCGATGCGCGAGGTCTGCGACCGGAAGGGGCTCCGCCTCTACATCGACGGGGCACGGCTCGCCAACGCCGTGGCCCATCTGGGCTGCAAAGTGGAGGACATCGCTCGCTTCGCCGACGCGTTGAGCTTCGGGTTCACGAAGAACGGGGCGCTCGGTGCCGACGCGCTGCTCCTCATGTCGTCCGACATCGCCGAGCGGGCGCCCTATCTGCGCAGGCAGCAGGGGCAGTTGGCGTCCAAGATGCGGTTCCTCGCGGCTCAGATCAGTGCGCTGCTCGACGATGAGCTCTGGCTGGACAACGCGCGGCACGCGAACGGCATGGCCACCCGCCTCGCGGCCGACCTGGACAGACTGCCCGGACTGCGGCTGACCCAGCCTGTGCAGTCCAACGCGGTCTTCGTCGAGCTACCACCCGCCGCGACGAACTCCTTGCGCGAGCGCTGGACCTTTCACCTCCAGCCGGCCGGAGTGACCCGTCTTATGACGTCTCACGCCACCGGTCAGGCGGACGTGAGCGACCTTGTCGCGGAGGTGGGGGCGAGCCTGAAGTAG
- a CDS encoding ATP-binding protein, which produces MGWLAWEVIGVIDTDGDCAEWTFPAEPGAVRTARAAVRRQLHGWHLDCVADLAALLVSELVTNSLRHATGPIGVRLVRPLGLDDALLVEVSDPLPDPPRERVAHDEDESGRGLQLVAGSSRRWGTRPGASGKTVWFELAVPG; this is translated from the coding sequence GTGGGCTGGCTGGCCTGGGAAGTGATCGGCGTGATCGACACCGATGGCGACTGCGCCGAGTGGACGTTTCCCGCGGAGCCGGGCGCCGTGCGCACCGCACGCGCCGCCGTCCGCCGCCAGTTGCACGGCTGGCACCTCGACTGCGTCGCCGACCTGGCCGCGTTGCTGGTCAGCGAGCTGGTCACCAACTCGCTGCGGCACGCCACCGGCCCCATCGGGGTACGGCTCGTACGTCCCCTCGGGCTCGACGACGCGCTGCTGGTGGAGGTGTCCGACCCGCTGCCCGACCCGCCGCGCGAACGCGTCGCCCACGACGAGGACGAGAGCGGACGCGGTCTGCAGCTGGTCGCCGGCTCCTCCCGCCGCTGGGGCACCCGGCCCGGCGCGAGCGGGAAGACCGTCTGGTTCGAACTGGCGGTGCCGGGGTGA